CAGTACCCTTCACAGTATCTACTATGGCAGCCATCATCTCGGTATTTCTCATAATATGGTCAAGAATTCTCTGGCTGAGTATCCTGAGCAGGAACCATCAGATTGTCTCTTCTGCAGAGAGAGTCTTCATAGTTGGGGCAGGTGACGCCGGAACTTCAATAGCCGAGGAATTGTCTCGTCATCCAGAACACGGATTTGTTGTTGGTTTCATAGATGATTCGCCTCGAAAGCTTCGAAAGAGAATTCGCGGAGTTCCCGTACTTGGCAATACAAGTGAAATTATGGATTTGGTTGACAAGATGGGAGTCGGAAAGGTGATTATCGCGATCCCCTCTGCCGATGCCGCCACTCTTAGGAGGATCTTCTCAAGCATCGATGTGGAAAAAGTAAAAGTCCAGACTCTTCCAAGCATAACAGAGATAATGGACGGCAAGGCCAAACTGGGATATTTGAGAGAGATAAACATTGAAGACCTCCTTGGAAGGGAGAGTGTTCAAATAGATTTGGGTTCACTAAAGGACTACATAATTGGAAGAACCGTGCTGATTACCGGTGCCGGAGGAAGCATTGGGAGTGAGCTGTGTCGTCAGATTGCCCCTCTCGAACCCAGGAGACTCCTGCTAGCTGGAAAGGGAGAAAACAGTATCTATGAGATAAGGCAGGAGATAGGCACAATGTTCCCTGACCTCAACCTGTGTCAACTGATCTGCGATGTCGCCGATTCATCGAGAATGAGGTATATATTCGAGACGATGAAACCCGAAGTTGTCTTCCACGCCGCCGCTCACAAGCATGTACCTCTGATGGAGGAAAATCCAACTGAGGCATTTCGGGTGAATTCGATTGGTACTTACAACATTGCAGGTCTGGCGAGCGAATTTGGCGTCGAGACTATGGTCATTATCTCAACGGATAAGGCAGTGAAGCCAAGTTCGGTTATGGGAGTTTCGAAGAGAATCGCAGAAGAGTTCGTCAGATCGATTTCATCGAGGAGCAAAACAAAATTCGGCATAGTGAGATTTGGAAACGTTCTGGGGAGCCGTGGGAGCGTGATCCCTCTTTTCAAGAAGCAAATTCAGTCGGGCGGTCCCGTTACAGTGACTGATCCCAGAATGACAAGATATTTTATGACTATCCCAGAAGCTGTGTCGCTTGTGCTTCAGGCAGGAGCCTACTCCGGAGGTGGAGATGTTTTCGTGCTGGATATGGGAGAACCAGTCAAGATCTCTTCTCTTGCAAACGAGATGATCACATTGGCAGGATACGTACCGCAGCAAGAAATCGAAATAAAGTACACGGGAGTTCGACCGGGTGAGAAATTATTCGAGGAACTTGTTCTTACGAACGAAGAATTTGTTCAGACGAAACATCCAAAGATTTTTCGCTTAAAGACAAAGGAAGCAATGGATGAAAGGTCCTTACTTTCTATAGCCGGTCGCCTTAGGACAGCAGTTGATAACAACGATTTTGAAGAACTGAACAAAATCACGGCCGAAATAGTTGATGATGCCACAGTTAAGATAAGCGCCGGGTGTGATTTTCGATGAGATGGTATGTGGAATTTGTCAGAGATTTCCCCTTTGTTTCTGCAATGATTCAGTTCTCAATTCTCGGAACTCTAGGCGACTATGTCAGCGTAAAGATTGCAGGTTCTAAGGCAAATCTCTCTGCTTCCGTAATGGTTTTGAAGGCGCTAGAATGGGCTTTCCTGGCAATCTTCATAAAGATTGCATTCATCGGTTACGAAGGATTCGTATCTTCTATGGTGATAAATAGAGTCCTGCCACAAGTCTTTGTAGAAAGCATACTCCTAAATGCAATCACCCGCTCTCTATCGATGAATCTTCAATTTGGAGTTTTCTTAGTCATTTTTCATAGGTCACTTGATAATCTTGTTCTTCAAACAAAGAACTGGAAGAACCTTGACAAAGCTCTGTTGTCTTTGGCGTGGTTCTGGATACCTGCCCACACACTTACATTCGTATTGCCGAAGGATTTTCAGGTAGGTCTGGCCGCACTGTGGTCATTTATGTTAGGTCTTCTACTCTCTCTCTTCTCCAAATCTCCCCAGGAGGTGAAATGATGTTCATTCCCCTTTCCAAACCCGACGTGACTGAAAAAGAAATCATCGCTGTGACCGATCTAATGAGTAGTGGAATCCTATCTATCGGCCCCAAGGTTGCGGAGTTCGAAGAGAGATTTGCGGAATATGTCGGGGTCGAACATGCAGTTGCAGTTAACAGCGGAACAAGCGCCCTTCATCTTATAGTTCGCTCTCTCGACTTGAAACAGGGTCAGACGATGATCACAAGTTCATTCACTTTTGTGTCCTCAGCCAATGTTGCAATATACGAAGGTGCCGTTCCTGTATTCGCAGATATCGATGAAGCAACATATAACATATCTCCGGAGACTTTGGAAGATGCCCTTGGCTACTATTCGAAAAACGGTTTGAATACAGGTCAAATTGAGTTAGGACCCTTCATTCCTGATGTCTTCATGGCGGTCGATATTTTCGGTCATCCACTCGAATGGGACGGGATAGAAGGTGTCTGTAATAGACACGGTGTAAAAATAATAGAGGATTCTTGTGAGGCGCTGGGGAGCTCCTTCATGGGGCGAAGAACCGGCACTTTCGGTCTCGCAGGTGCATTTGCATTCTACCCGAACAAGCAAATCACGACAGGAGAGGGTGGAATAATTGTCACTGACGACGACAAGATTGCCGAATTATCGAAAAGCATGAGGAATCAGGGAAGAGGCACATCAGAAAAATGGCTTGAACACGTGAGGTTGGGCTACAATTATCGGATGGACGAGATGTCTGCAGCACTGGGCATAGAGCAGATGAAAAGGATTGATGAAATTCTAGCAAAGAGGCAAAGAGTTGCAGACAGATACGAGAAATTGCTTTCAAAGATTGATGGGGTTGAGACTCCCTTTGTGGCAGACTACGCTACAAGTATCGGCTGGTTCGTATATGTCATAAGGCTTGATGAAAAGATAGAGAGATGCGACTTCATGAAATATCTCAATGACCATGGTGTTCAGTGCCGAGACTATTTTAGACCTATCCACCTTCAACCCTTTTATAAGACAAAGTTCGGTTTCAAGAATGGCATGTTTCCCGTAACTGAAGAGCTTGCAGAAAGAACGGTTGCCATTCCTTTCTTCAATAATCTGTCTGAAGAAGAACAGCAGTTCGTTGCCCACACTATTGAAAAGGCTTTGGAATACAACTGATGATGGCTTTTGTCTACGCTCTCGTTCTCTCGGCCATACTATGTTTCCTTTTTCGGAGAGTTGGCATTAAGCTAGATCTGGTGGACAGGCCAGCAGGTACTCTAAAACCCCACGAAAAACCTATTAGCTATATGGGTGGAACTGCAATTCTACTTGCGCTCGTTCCATGGCTAATTCAGAGTCCCGAGTTCTTCCCCGCAATAATTATCATGTGGACTCTGGGCTTTGCGGACGACCTAAAAGGCATATCTCCAAAGATCAGACTGGCAGTGGATGTTCTTGTCGGATTCTCCGTTGCATTCGTAATCTACGGCTTCTCAACAGTCGATTCGATAATACTCTCAATCATCTTTGCAGGAACGGTTAACGCCTATAATATGGTGGATGGACTTGATGGAATTTGCTCAACTAATATGATTGTTTTCGGGGTCTTCGCCTTCTTCACGGGGTTTGTGCCTCTTATGTCTCTTGCAGTCGCTGGCGCTTATGCCGGATACATGATCTTTAATTATCCGCCTGCAAGGCTTTTTATGGGGGACCAGGGATCATACATCGCCGGAACTTTCGTGGGAACGTTACTCATACAGTCTTGGGGCAGTCAGAATTTCGTTCGAGTTGCAGCTATTTGCTGGCCCGTAGTTCTTGACCTTTTCGTGGGCTTCCTGAGAAGATCTATTGCAAAGAAATCACCTTTCGCAGGCGATAGAGATCACTATTACGACAAAATATTCAGACTCTCCGGACAAAAAAAGAGAGTCACGCTATTAATATCTACCGGCATGGCTCTCTTCTATGCAGTCTTGGGACTATTCCTACCAGTTGCGCTAATTCCCCCCGTATTACTGTTGACTTCATTGACTCAGATCTTCCTCCTTAAGTCTCTACGCTCTACTACTTAAACCATCTAATTTTGAAGAGTATTATGGCAACAAGAAACGCCACAACTCCCGAGAGACCCATTGACCAGTAGAAGATAGAGCTGTTGTTCATGAAAGGAAGTTCGACATTCATTCCGTATACCGATGCAACCAGCGTTGGAATCTGAAGAGACAAAGTCACTATTGTCAGTATCTTCATTACAACGTTGAGGTTGTTGGAAATAACGGACGCGAAGGCATCCATCATTCCCGCCAGAATGTCGCTGTAAATATTCGCCATCTCTATAGCCTGTCTGTTCTCAATGGAAATATCCTCAAACAGCTCTTCGTCCTCCTCGTATAAAGTCAGAATGTTGGCTCTCTTCAGCTTTTCAAACATCAACTCGTTTGACCTAAGAGAAGTAGTAAAGAATACCAAAGACTTTTCGAGATTCAACATTGCCACAAGTTCTTGATTCCTGGTTGATCTGTGCAACTCTGATTCGACTTCATTTGACAGTCTTCGGATTTCCTTCAGATACCTAAGGTAATAAACCGTTGCCCTATCGAAGATTCTTAGAAGAAAACGATTACGCTTCTTAGTAGATATATCTCTTACACGACCTTCAATCACATCGGAAACAATAGCGCTTTCGAAACCGCTTATTGTGACAAAATAGCCAGATTTCATGGCTATTCCGAGCGTCATTGTCTTATACGGAACTGTCTCATCGCCTGAGTCAAGATATGGGAGTTTTGTGATTACGTAAATCAACTCTTCATCTTGCTCAAATCTTGCTCTCTCTTCCTGGTCCAGAGCATCGAAAACAAAATCTTCATCGATTTCAAGGCTCTTCAGAAAAGCAATATCACCACTATCAGGAGCAACCACATTTATCCAGCAGCCTTCCACTGGTGCTCCCACGATATTCATTTTCCCGTTTTCAGAAATTAGAATCTCCCGCACATCAATCCCTCCTCTTCTAGTAATGCCGTTAGCTCTTGTCAAATAGAAGGAGGTTTCAATGGGCGAGACAGATCAAAGTGGCGGTTCACTCTCACTACTGTATAATTCCATAGTTCTCACCCCCGCTCTGAGATTATATCACGATGTAACCAATCACAGTTCCATGATGATCTTTAGCTCTTCGGAAGGTCAAATTGCACACTGTAATCTAGTGTTTAAAGGGACTCGCAGAAAAGTCAGCGGTTAGATACAACATGGTTTTTCCGTTATAATTAATAATGAACAGATGGAAGCTTGAGGTCTACAATTGATCAAAGGAGTTGATTGCATTGAAAAAATACATTGTTACCTTTTCCCTATTCTTACTGATCTTCGCTCAGACATTTTCGGTATACTTGAACGATGTTTCTCAAGAAGGAGTAACAGTTAACTGGTTCACCGAAGTGCCTTCTAACTCTTACCTAATCGTCTACGATGGCTCCAATGAGTCGATATTCTCAGAACAAGAGGTAACCCTTCATAGATTCAGAGTATCCGGTCTTCAACCTGGAATGAGTTACGCATATACCGTAAAAAGTGAGAAAGAAGGCGGAGTAATCTACAGGAGTGGCGGTATCCTTACAACAGCTCCTCTCAATAAGACGCCGTTTAGCTTCGCAGCCTACGGAGACAGCAGGAGCAACAAGAGTGGTCATCTAGAAATTGCTCAAGCAATTGCAGATGAAAATGTTCCACTCGTTGTTCACACGGGAGATATCGTTAACGGAGACGATCTTATCGAAGAGTGGATTAGTTTCTTTGAAGTTGCCGAAGTTTTATCAGATTCTGTTTTCTACAGTGCTATTGGAAATCATGAATCAGAAGCAGCAAATTACACCAGATTCTTTGCTTTCCCCGGAAATAAGAGGTATTACAGCTTCTGGTATGGAGATATTTTCTTTGTATGTCTAAACACAAATGAAGCATTTGACAAATACTCTCAGCAACATGCGTGGCTTCTGACACAACTCGAAGAAGCTGAAGAAAAGAACCCCGCATTCGTGATTGTTTACTTCCATCATCCTCCCTACAGTTACGGAACGCATGGCGATCATGCTTACTTGAAACAATACCTGGTTCCTGTATTCGAAAGCTACAAAGTGGATCTGGTTCTAAATGGTCATGATCACGGATATCAGAGAATCGAGAGAAACGGCGTTACCTACATCATTACTGCCGGAGGCGGAGCTCCGCTGTATGACATCGGTTCAGGTGACGGTTTGATAGCCTCCGCAGAAGCACACCACTATATGCTGTTCAACTACACTCTAGATGGAATGACTGTATACGCAAAGACAGCAACTGGTTTGATACTGGATAGTTTCTACATTTCAAGCCGCCATTAACTCTACTTTAAGGGAATTCACTGAATTTAATATTCTTCAGTTTCAGGTAATACCGCCTGCCGATCATCTTTGACTGTCTTTTGATGAGGTTTAAAGATGATTGATTCTCAAGGGTTGTTTCCAGAGCATTAGGTTGATACCTCTGTAATTGTCTCCCGTATTGGTCTTCAACAGTCAGCGAAACTCCTAATAGTAGAATAAAACCCCAATAACACCTTCCGTGTATAAACGAAATGTGGAAAAAACTTTAGGAGGTGTGGCTATGAAGAGTTTTGGCGTTGCAGTTATCTTAATCATGTTGGTTGGAACGGCAATCGGTTCTACACTAGTTATTAAGGGCTCCAACACTGTGTATCCTGTCGCCCAGTTATGGGCCGAGGCTTACAAAGAAGTCAATCCAGATGTGGAAATATCGATTGAGGGTGCGGGGTCTTCAACCGGTATAAAAGCTCTATTCAACGGGCAGACGGACATCGCAAATTCCAGTAGATGGATCAAGAGCTCGGAGATCGAGCAGATGAATCAAGACGGTAAGTACTTCATCCCCTTTATTGTAGCTTACGATGGGATCGCAATTGTTGTCAACAAGTCTCTTGAGATTGAAAACATTACTGTTCAACAGCTTTACGATATTTACTCGGGAAAGGTGACCACATGGAATCAAATCGATTCTTCTTTGCCGAAAGTGCGAATAGTACCCCTATCCAGAGACAACGCATCGGGAACATTTGAGTACTTCGTTGAGCACGTAATGAAGGGCGAAAAGTTAGCGCCGCAGGTTCAGCAGCTTGCATCGACGAGAGCCGAAGTTGAACAGGTTATGCAAAATCGCTATGCCATTGGTTATATAGGAATGGGATATATTACTGAAGACGTCAAAGCCCTTACAGTAGAGAATATTGAACCGACGGTGGCTAACGTAAACGCCGGCACATACCCAATTTCAAGACCGCTATTTATGTTTGTTGACGCAACCGATGGGTTGCCTACAGGTATCATAGGTGAATTTCTGAGATTTGCCCTCTCTCCGGAAGGACAGTCGGCGGTTCTCAGTGTGGGCTATGTAAACGCTTACGGCATAGAGTAGGAACGTGAAGCGAGTTGAGTAGGAAGAGAATCGACCTTTTCTCAAGAGTGTTGGTAACGGGCGCTGCCCTACTGACAATGGTTATTCTGTTCGGAATATTCTTCTTTCTAATATCTGACGGGGTCAAAGTCTTTGGAAAGATATCTTTAAAAGACTTCTTCCTAAGTACTCGCTGGTACCCAACATATGAGGATGCCGAGTTTGGCATCCTCGCTCTCCTATCAGGAACACTTGCGGTCACAGGGCTTACCTTGCTTATTTCTATTCCATTGGGCTTCATATCCGCAATTTTCCTTGCAGAGTTCAGTAACAGGAAGACTCACGATTTCCTGAAGTACGTTTTTGAGCTTACGGCAGGAATACCTTCAGTTGTACTGGGAAGTTTCGGTTTGAAGTACATCTCCAAATGGTTGATGGAACTATTCCCGATGAAAGTATGGGCCGGACTGAACATCTTGAACGCCTCTTTGATGCTTTCCGTTCTTGCAATGCCTTATTTCGTAACTCTGATAGAAGATGCTTTGAAAGCCGTCCCAGTAGATCAGAAAGAGGCCTCGCTGGCACTCGGCGCTAACATGACCTCAACTCTCTTCAGGGTGCTCATTCCCCAAGCCAGAAGTGGAATTCTCAACGCAGTCATTCTTGGAACAAATAGAATAATTGGAGAGACTATGGTGGTCTTAATGATTGCGGGGGGCGCAACCATGATTCCACAATCAATCTTCGATCCGGTAAGACCGCTAACAGCGGCAATAGCAGGCGAAATGGGAGAAGTGGAGCTGGCAAGTACTCATTATTTCGCCCTTTTCATGATAGGAGTAGTCCTTCTGACGATATCTCTTATCTTCACAGTTACAGCAATGCGCTTGAAGAGAGGAATGAGAAAATGATAATGGATCGAATTGCGAAGATAGTCCTCGGAATCATATCCTATCTTCTTGTGACCATAATTCTCCTAATCGTGGGGTTCCTTATACTATCTGGCCTAGATGATATAAACCTGGAGTTTCTGACTACATTTCCAAAAAACTCAATGACTGAGGGGGGGATCTGGCCATCAATACTGGGGACCGCTTATTTCCTATCGATAGCCCTTCTTTTCTCGGTACCCACCGGGATTCTCGCAGCAGTATACCTCAGTGAATATAGTAAAGAGAATCGTTTGCAGCGTCTAGTACTTACAGCAAACAATATTCTTGCAGGCATACCTTCAGTCGTTTTTGGAATGTTCGGTTTGTCACTCTTCTCAATCACATTTGGATTCGGAACTTCAGTCATTGCAGGAGGCCTGACGCTCGGAATTATGTCCCTTCCGTATATAATCTCCAATACTCATGAGAGTCTTGTGGCAGTTCCGAAATCATATAGAGAAGCATCGATGGCCTTGGGTGCCAACAAATCTGAAACAACCTTCAAAATTGTTATTCCGGCATCCTCTTCAAGAATACTTACCGGAGTGATCATAGCAATTGGAAGAATAATTGGTGAGACAGCACCGTTGCTTTTCACAGGAGCTGCATTCTATATAACCAGAAATCCTTCTAGTCCTCTTGAACCGGCAATGGCTCTTCCTACACATATTTTCGTGCTATCGGCGATATATCCTGACAATGTAACTCCGAAGTTGGAGGGAAGTGTGTCAGTTCTCTTGATCATCGTTGTTGCACTGTTCATGTCGGTTGCAATGAGAAGAAGAAGGGAATCTCGGAAGATGGAGGGATGAGATGACTGAATCAATATTCAAAATAAAAAACCTAAATGTCTTCTATGGCGAGAAGCATGCAATTAAAGGAGTTACTTGTGAAATACCTCAGAGAAAGGTTACTGCAGTAGTAGGTCCGTCAGGTTGTGGAAAATCGACCTTTCTGAGAGTTCTAAACCGAATGAATGACTTAATTCCTTCATACAGGCATACCGGTTCTGTCAAGCTCCTGGACGATGAAATTCTAGATATGGATCCTGTATTACTCAGGAAGCATATCGGAATGGTATTCCAGAAGCCAAATCCCTTTCCGAAGACAATACAGGAAAACGTCACTTACGGCCCTAGAATTCACGGCATTAAGAACCGCCAAGTTCTGCGCGAAATAACCGAGAAGTCGCTAAAGCAAGCTGCTCTATGGGACGAAGTCAAAGATGAACTGAAGAAGAACGCAACAAATCTGTCGGGAGGTCAGCAGCAAAGACTCTGCATAGCAAGGGCTCTTTCTGTAGAACCCGACGTCCTCTTGTTGGACGAGCCGACGAGCGCTCTTGACCCTATTGCTACTCAGAGAATAGAAACGTTAATAGAAGAACTCTCTGAGAAGTATACTATTGTTATAGTGACCCACAATT
This window of the Mesotoga infera genome carries:
- a CDS encoding undecaprenyl/decaprenyl-phosphate alpha-N-acetylglucosaminyl 1-phosphate transferase, coding for MMAFVYALVLSAILCFLFRRVGIKLDLVDRPAGTLKPHEKPISYMGGTAILLALVPWLIQSPEFFPAIIIMWTLGFADDLKGISPKIRLAVDVLVGFSVAFVIYGFSTVDSIILSIIFAGTVNAYNMVDGLDGICSTNMIVFGVFAFFTGFVPLMSLAVAGAYAGYMIFNYPPARLFMGDQGSYIAGTFVGTLLIQSWGSQNFVRVAAICWPVVLDLFVGFLRRSIAKKSPFAGDRDHYYDKIFRLSGQKKRVTLLISTGMALFYAVLGLFLPVALIPPVLLLTSLTQIFLLKSLRSTT
- a CDS encoding DegT/DnrJ/EryC1/StrS family aminotransferase, translating into MFIPLSKPDVTEKEIIAVTDLMSSGILSIGPKVAEFEERFAEYVGVEHAVAVNSGTSALHLIVRSLDLKQGQTMITSSFTFVSSANVAIYEGAVPVFADIDEATYNISPETLEDALGYYSKNGLNTGQIELGPFIPDVFMAVDIFGHPLEWDGIEGVCNRHGVKIIEDSCEALGSSFMGRRTGTFGLAGAFAFYPNKQITTGEGGIIVTDDDKIAELSKSMRNQGRGTSEKWLEHVRLGYNYRMDEMSAALGIEQMKRIDEILAKRQRVADRYEKLLSKIDGVETPFVADYATSIGWFVYVIRLDEKIERCDFMKYLNDHGVQCRDYFRPIHLQPFYKTKFGFKNGMFPVTEELAERTVAIPFFNNLSEEEQQFVAHTIEKALEYN
- the pstA gene encoding phosphate ABC transporter permease PstA, which produces MIMDRIAKIVLGIISYLLVTIILLIVGFLILSGLDDINLEFLTTFPKNSMTEGGIWPSILGTAYFLSIALLFSVPTGILAAVYLSEYSKENRLQRLVLTANNILAGIPSVVFGMFGLSLFSITFGFGTSVIAGGLTLGIMSLPYIISNTHESLVAVPKSYREASMALGANKSETTFKIVIPASSSRILTGVIIAIGRIIGETAPLLFTGAAFYITRNPSSPLEPAMALPTHIFVLSAIYPDNVTPKLEGSVSVLLIIVVALFMSVAMRRRRESRKMEG
- a CDS encoding metallophosphoesterase, which codes for MKKYIVTFSLFLLIFAQTFSVYLNDVSQEGVTVNWFTEVPSNSYLIVYDGSNESIFSEQEVTLHRFRVSGLQPGMSYAYTVKSEKEGGVIYRSGGILTTAPLNKTPFSFAAYGDSRSNKSGHLEIAQAIADENVPLVVHTGDIVNGDDLIEEWISFFEVAEVLSDSVFYSAIGNHESEAANYTRFFAFPGNKRYYSFWYGDIFFVCLNTNEAFDKYSQQHAWLLTQLEEAEEKNPAFVIVYFHHPPYSYGTHGDHAYLKQYLVPVFESYKVDLVLNGHDHGYQRIERNGVTYIITAGGGAPLYDIGSGDGLIASAEAHHYMLFNYTLDGMTVYAKTATGLILDSFYISSRH
- the pstB gene encoding phosphate ABC transporter ATP-binding protein, with translation MTESIFKIKNLNVFYGEKHAIKGVTCEIPQRKVTAVVGPSGCGKSTFLRVLNRMNDLIPSYRHTGSVKLLDDEILDMDPVLLRKHIGMVFQKPNPFPKTIQENVTYGPRIHGIKNRQVLREITEKSLKQAALWDEVKDELKKNATNLSGGQQQRLCIARALSVEPDVLLLDEPTSALDPIATQRIETLIEELSEKYTIVIVTHNLQQALRISDFVMFFYVGELVEFDTTEKITSNPNDQRTSDYLRGIFS
- a CDS encoding PstS family phosphate ABC transporter substrate-binding protein produces the protein MKSFGVAVILIMLVGTAIGSTLVIKGSNTVYPVAQLWAEAYKEVNPDVEISIEGAGSSTGIKALFNGQTDIANSSRWIKSSEIEQMNQDGKYFIPFIVAYDGIAIVVNKSLEIENITVQQLYDIYSGKVTTWNQIDSSLPKVRIVPLSRDNASGTFEYFVEHVMKGEKLAPQVQQLASTRAEVEQVMQNRYAIGYIGMGYITEDVKALTVENIEPTVANVNAGTYPISRPLFMFVDATDGLPTGIIGEFLRFALSPEGQSAVLSVGYVNAYGIE
- the pstC gene encoding phosphate ABC transporter permease subunit PstC; its protein translation is MSRKRIDLFSRVLVTGAALLTMVILFGIFFFLISDGVKVFGKISLKDFFLSTRWYPTYEDAEFGILALLSGTLAVTGLTLLISIPLGFISAIFLAEFSNRKTHDFLKYVFELTAGIPSVVLGSFGLKYISKWLMELFPMKVWAGLNILNASLMLSVLAMPYFVTLIEDALKAVPVDQKEASLALGANMTSTLFRVLIPQARSGILNAVILGTNRIIGETMVVLMIAGGATMIPQSIFDPVRPLTAAIAGEMGEVELASTHYFALFMIGVVLLTISLIFTVTAMRLKRGMRK
- a CDS encoding magnesium transporter CorA family protein — its product is MREILISENGKMNIVGAPVEGCWINVVAPDSGDIAFLKSLEIDEDFVFDALDQEERARFEQDEELIYVITKLPYLDSGDETVPYKTMTLGIAMKSGYFVTISGFESAIVSDVIEGRVRDISTKKRNRFLLRIFDRATVYYLRYLKEIRRLSNEVESELHRSTRNQELVAMLNLEKSLVFFTTSLRSNELMFEKLKRANILTLYEEDEELFEDISIENRQAIEMANIYSDILAGMMDAFASVISNNLNVVMKILTIVTLSLQIPTLVASVYGMNVELPFMNNSSIFYWSMGLSGVVAFLVAIILFKIRWFK
- a CDS encoding polysaccharide biosynthesis protein; its protein translation is MIKLGELSSFRRNLMLLILDSAIVYFAYILGMYFRYGIFTLDEPQFFGNGIYFSIFIIASLILNGVYRIAWSYSYFRDYFIILRAVAFGYAIGFAAGRLLNLFNVKFLTVPFTVSTMAAIISVFLIIWSRILWLSILSRNHQIVSSAERVFIVGAGDAGTSIAEELSRHPEHGFVVGFIDDSPRKLRKRIRGVPVLGNTSEIMDLVDKMGVGKVIIAIPSADAATLRRIFSSIDVEKVKVQTLPSITEIMDGKAKLGYLREINIEDLLGRESVQIDLGSLKDYIIGRTVLITGAGGSIGSELCRQIAPLEPRRLLLAGKGENSIYEIRQEIGTMFPDLNLCQLICDVADSSRMRYIFETMKPEVVFHAAAHKHVPLMEENPTEAFRVNSIGTYNIAGLASEFGVETMVIISTDKAVKPSSVMGVSKRIAEEFVRSISSRSKTKFGIVRFGNVLGSRGSVIPLFKKQIQSGGPVTVTDPRMTRYFMTIPEAVSLVLQAGAYSGGGDVFVLDMGEPVKISSLANEMITLAGYVPQQEIEIKYTGVRPGEKLFEELVLTNEEFVQTKHPKIFRLKTKEAMDERSLLSIAGRLRTAVDNNDFEELNKITAEIVDDATVKISAGCDFR